From one Chromatiales bacterium genomic stretch:
- a CDS encoding 1-acyl-sn-glycerol-3-phosphate acyltransferase, translated as MNTHAAQRLWRRFCVFIVRVFYRRFEVHGLEHLPLQGPVVLCANHASALADGLVVQAAVARPVHPIARSGLFRNPLLRPFLALVQAVPVERAQDAGSDPSRNLASFDRCFEMLARDAVLLIFPEGQSHGDPRLRDLKTGAARIALGARARNATAPAVVPLGLTFAGLGEFRPTISVELGPPLVLPAGDERDPQAVHALTDAIAEALAAVTVNAESWEQRDFAARLERFFTRRAGRYRRAALARRYRVQRRLIGALRLLEQRAPRRLAQARDELVRFQQRCAWLGLNDYQLDLRYDSASVRRFVLHTLFVVLVLVPVAAWGALNSALPFLLTRWASRRIARSDDQYDSARIATGFAAYGAFWGVQTWLVTRGFGAGWGIAYAATLLPATIAAAAVVRARRRIVDNVRVFFLFWRQRGLRGALRRERGAVERQIAALARLARRLDRAPGT; from the coding sequence ATGAACACGCACGCGGCGCAGCGCCTGTGGCGACGCTTCTGCGTATTCATCGTGCGTGTGTTCTACCGACGCTTCGAGGTGCACGGTCTCGAACATCTGCCGTTGCAGGGGCCCGTCGTGCTGTGCGCGAATCACGCCAGCGCGCTTGCCGACGGACTCGTCGTCCAGGCGGCGGTCGCACGCCCCGTGCATCCGATCGCACGCAGTGGTCTGTTTCGCAATCCGCTGCTGCGGCCGTTTCTCGCGCTGGTTCAGGCCGTGCCCGTGGAGCGCGCCCAGGACGCCGGCAGCGATCCGTCACGCAACCTCGCGAGTTTCGATCGTTGCTTTGAAATGCTTGCGCGCGATGCGGTGCTGCTGATCTTTCCCGAAGGTCAGAGTCACGGCGATCCGCGTCTGCGCGATCTGAAAACCGGTGCCGCGCGGATTGCACTGGGCGCCCGTGCGCGCAACGCGACCGCGCCCGCCGTCGTGCCGTTGGGATTGACGTTTGCGGGGCTCGGCGAGTTTCGACCGACGATCTCGGTCGAACTCGGACCGCCGCTCGTGCTGCCCGCGGGTGACGAACGCGATCCGCAGGCCGTACACGCCCTGACCGATGCCATCGCCGAAGCGCTCGCCGCGGTCACCGTCAACGCGGAGAGCTGGGAACAGCGCGACTTTGCCGCACGGCTGGAACGTTTCTTCACCCGACGGGCGGGGCGTTACCGGCGCGCGGCCCTGGCGCGACGCTATCGCGTGCAGCGTCGCCTGATCGGCGCACTGCGGTTGCTCGAACAACGCGCCCCGCGGCGGCTGGCGCAGGCGCGTGACGAACTCGTGCGGTTTCAGCAGCGCTGCGCATGGCTCGGCCTGAACGACTATCAGCTTGACCTGCGCTACGACTCGGCCAGCGTGCGGCGTTTCGTGCTGCATACCTTGTTCGTGGTGCTGGTGCTGGTGCCGGTTGCGGCCTGGGGCGCGCTGAATTCCGCGCTGCCGTTTCTGCTCACACGCTGGGCGAGTCGACGGATCGCCCGCAGCGACGATCAGTACGACAGCGCCCGCATCGCGACCGGGTTTGCCGCCTACGGCGCGTTCTGGGGCGTGCAGACCTGGCTGGTGACGCGCGGGTTCGGCGCGGGCTGGGGCATCGCCTACGCCGCGACGCTGCTGCCGGCGACCATCGCGGCGGCGGCCGTGGTTCGCGCGCGGCGGCGGATCGTCGACAATGTGCGGGTGTTCTTCCTGTTCTGGCGACAGCGTGGTTTGCGCGGTGCCCTGCGTCGCGAGCGTGGGGCCGTGGAGCGGCAGATCGCCGCGCTCGCGCGTCTGGCGCGGCGTCTGGACCGGGCGCCGGGAACATGA
- a CDS encoding type III pantothenate kinase codes for MNGALWLVDCGNTRVRVAAADVAAGTLGAIDTHAHGRDPEGLVAWLDMRGGVPDRMVASCVGAEALWVAIRAWAETCGVRLDRFVSPVSACGVTNAYARPGDLGADRFAAMIGAFGAGLAPCLIIDAGSAVTIDLLAADGIHHGGAILPGRSAMVAAIGNSTTLHADPAATPGADFADSTPGAIAVGRAFAYCGTLALALERAEALLGLRPRVVCTGGDAAQFTVCPGESVVIEPALVLRGLLRYAAACP; via the coding sequence ATGAACGGTGCGCTCTGGCTCGTGGACTGCGGCAACACGCGCGTGCGCGTGGCGGCCGCGGATGTCGCGGCGGGAACGCTCGGCGCCATCGACACGCATGCGCACGGACGCGATCCCGAGGGACTCGTGGCCTGGCTGGATATGCGTGGCGGCGTTCCCGACCGCATGGTCGCGAGCTGTGTCGGCGCAGAGGCGCTCTGGGTGGCGATCCGGGCCTGGGCCGAAACGTGCGGCGTTCGGCTCGATCGGTTCGTCTCCCCGGTATCGGCCTGTGGCGTCACGAACGCGTATGCGCGGCCCGGCGACCTCGGCGCCGATCGATTCGCGGCGATGATCGGCGCGTTCGGCGCGGGGCTCGCGCCCTGTCTGATCATTGATGCCGGCAGTGCCGTGACCATCGATCTGCTGGCTGCCGACGGCATTCACCACGGCGGCGCGATCCTGCCCGGGCGCTCGGCGATGGTGGCAGCGATTGGCAACAGCACCACCCTGCACGCGGACCCGGCCGCAACCCCGGGCGCGGATTTCGCCGATTCCACGCCGGGGGCCATCGCCGTCGGCCGCGCGTTTGCCTACTGCGGCACCCTCGCGCTGGCACTCGAACGCGCCGAGGCCCTGCTCGGGCTCAGGCCGCGCGTCGTCTGTACCGGCGGCGATGCCGCGCAGTTCACCGTCTGTCCGGGCGAATCGGTCGTCATCGAGCCGGCGCTGGTGTTGCGCGGGCTGCTACGCTACGCCGCGGCATGTCCATGA
- the aceF gene encoding dihydrolipoyllysine-residue acetyltransferase, with amino-acid sequence MGRMTEVRVPDIGDFDKVDVIEVLVAAGDRVEMEQSLITLESDKATMEIPSPAAGVVRELRVAVGDKIGEGAVILALDADEAGAGEADPAPAAKKPAPQKSEPVSAPPPAPAPASQAAPKTPAPGDAPRKPAPMPAYTPVGNPGKSHAGPAVRRFARELGVDLSRVEGSGPKGRILKDDVQNWVKTTLAQPAASGATALAIEPPPEIDFSKFGPIDTVELSRIQKKSGPHLHRSWVSVPHVTQFDEADITELEEFRQKSKKDAETTGVKLTFLPFLMKACVSALRKYPAVNASLSADGEHLILKKYIHLGIAVDTPDGLVVPVVRDVDRKGLYELAREVADVSERVRAGKLTPRDLQGASFTISSLGGIGGTNFTPIVNAPEVAILGVARASMKPVWNGSEFEPRLMMPFSLSYDHRVVDGALGARFTTYLAAVLSDIRRSLL; translated from the coding sequence ATGGGCCGCATGACAGAGGTCCGCGTGCCGGACATCGGCGACTTCGACAAGGTCGATGTCATCGAGGTGCTCGTCGCCGCGGGTGATCGCGTCGAGATGGAGCAGTCGCTGATCACGCTCGAAAGCGACAAGGCGACCATGGAGATTCCGTCACCGGCCGCCGGCGTCGTGCGCGAACTGCGTGTCGCCGTCGGCGACAAGATCGGCGAGGGCGCCGTGATTCTCGCGCTGGATGCCGACGAGGCGGGCGCCGGAGAAGCCGACCCGGCGCCGGCAGCCAAAAAGCCCGCGCCGCAGAAAAGCGAGCCGGTTTCGGCACCGCCGCCTGCGCCTGCGCCTGCGTCTCAGGCCGCGCCGAAAACGCCGGCGCCGGGTGATGCGCCGCGCAAGCCCGCGCCGATGCCCGCCTACACACCGGTCGGCAATCCCGGAAAGTCCCATGCCGGGCCCGCCGTGCGGCGATTCGCGCGTGAACTCGGAGTCGATCTGTCACGCGTGGAAGGCAGCGGACCGAAGGGCCGCATCCTGAAAGACGATGTGCAGAACTGGGTCAAGACCACGCTTGCACAGCCTGCGGCGAGCGGTGCCACGGCACTGGCGATCGAACCGCCGCCCGAGATCGACTTCTCGAAGTTCGGTCCGATCGACACGGTCGAACTCAGTCGCATTCAGAAGAAATCCGGCCCGCACCTGCACCGCAGCTGGGTCAGCGTGCCGCATGTCACGCAGTTCGACGAGGCGGACATCACCGAACTCGAGGAATTCCGTCAGAAGAGCAAGAAGGACGCCGAGACCACCGGCGTCAAGCTCACCTTTCTGCCGTTCCTGATGAAGGCCTGTGTGTCGGCACTGCGCAAGTATCCGGCCGTGAATGCGTCGCTGTCGGCGGATGGCGAACACCTGATCCTGAAGAAATACATTCACCTCGGCATCGCGGTCGATACGCCGGACGGACTGGTCGTGCCCGTGGTGCGCGATGTCGATCGCAAGGGCCTGTATGAACTTGCGCGGGAAGTGGCCGACGTCAGCGAGCGCGTGCGTGCCGGCAAGCTCACGCCACGCGATCTGCAGGGTGCGAGCTTCACGATCTCCAGCCTGGGCGGCATCGGCGGCACGAATTTCACGCCGATCGTCAATGCGCCGGAAGTCGCGATCCTGGGCGTGGCGCGTGCGAGCATGAAACCGGTCTGGAACGGTTCGGAATTCGAGCCGCGGCTGATGATGCCGTTTTCGCTTTCCTATGATCATCGGGTCGTGGATGGCGCGCTCGGCGCACGGTTTACGACCTATCTGGCGGCGGTGTTGTCGGATATACGTCGCTCGCTGCTTTGA
- a CDS encoding biotin--[acetyl-CoA-carboxylase] ligase produces the protein MSETPDWAERCLPVIAQLADGAVRSGESLCAELGITRAALWKRIQHLPELGVDFRALKGRGYHLLTPVELLDAGRIDAALAAIGAVPRPRYSLLALTDSTNARARELAHGAAVLAEWQSHGRGRHGRSWHSPFGASVYLSYRWRFERAPAELAGLGIALGIAAAEALVAMGAQGIGIKWPNDLVAGGRKLGGMLIELVGEAYGPCEVVAGIGVNLSLPDRIASSIDQPVTDLARQCPVPPSRNALAAQLLWRWRQALEHYAKEGLSASITRWPAFDVLDGREVVIHQGRRETHGRAAGIEPNGALRLWRDGMIETYAAGEVSVRRRK, from the coding sequence ATGAGCGAGACACCGGACTGGGCGGAACGCTGCCTGCCCGTGATCGCGCAGCTGGCCGACGGCGCCGTGCGCTCCGGCGAGTCGCTCTGCGCCGAACTCGGCATCACCCGTGCGGCGTTGTGGAAACGCATCCAGCACCTGCCGGAACTCGGTGTGGATTTCCGTGCGCTGAAAGGGCGCGGCTATCACCTGCTGACGCCGGTTGAACTGCTCGACGCCGGGCGCATCGATGCCGCGCTCGCCGCAATCGGCGCGGTGCCGCGGCCGCGCTATTCCCTGCTCGCGCTGACGGACTCCACGAACGCCCGGGCGCGTGAACTCGCGCATGGTGCGGCGGTGCTGGCCGAGTGGCAGTCGCACGGTCGCGGCCGGCACGGCCGCAGCTGGCATTCGCCGTTCGGCGCGAGCGTGTATCTGTCGTATCGCTGGCGATTCGAGCGTGCGCCGGCGGAACTCGCCGGGCTCGGCATCGCGCTCGGCATCGCGGCGGCCGAGGCGCTGGTTGCCATGGGCGCGCAGGGCATTGGCATCAAGTGGCCGAACGATCTCGTCGCGGGCGGACGCAAGCTCGGCGGCATGCTGATCGAACTCGTCGGCGAGGCCTACGGTCCGTGCGAGGTCGTCGCCGGCATTGGCGTGAATCTGTCCCTGCCCGACCGCATTGCAAGCTCGATCGACCAGCCGGTTACGGACCTCGCCCGGCAGTGTCCCGTTCCGCCATCGCGCAACGCGCTGGCTGCACAGCTGCTGTGGCGCTGGCGGCAGGCGCTCGAGCATTACGCGAAGGAGGGACTGTCCGCGTCGATCACGCGCTGGCCCGCATTCGATGTGCTGGACGGGCGTGAGGTGGTGATTCATCAGGGCCGCCGCGAAACGCATGGTCGCGCCGCCGGCATCGAACCAAACGGCGCGCTGCGGCTGTGGCGCGACGGCATGATCGAAACCTACGCCGCTGGCGAAGTCAGCGTGCGCAGGCGCAAATGA
- a CDS encoding SPOR domain-containing protein: protein MSMRNLFLLLLVANLALASWLGLRTPPPQLPLTGNSPGLVPIRLVGERAEPVSTPSTVVASPLTSGRALVAASACRRIGVLPDRAAALKLVAALDKVASATRIEADPERERVGFWVLIPPRSTRESAERTLQQVRQSGIQDVWLFRSGELENAISLGLYARMENAEKRRDAIANRGFRAEIRPRYSDRERQWVRVRLNDPDFDLRPLASGVDGVPGNVAISTEACADDLVASRP from the coding sequence ATGTCCATGAGGAACCTGTTCCTGCTGCTTCTGGTCGCGAACCTCGCGCTCGCGAGCTGGCTCGGCCTGCGCACACCGCCGCCGCAGCTGCCGCTGACCGGCAACTCGCCCGGGCTGGTGCCGATCCGCCTCGTGGGCGAGCGCGCCGAGCCGGTGTCCACGCCTTCGACGGTCGTCGCCTCGCCGCTGACCTCCGGTCGCGCCCTGGTTGCGGCCTCGGCCTGCCGGCGCATCGGCGTGCTGCCCGATCGTGCGGCGGCCCTGAAGCTGGTGGCCGCGCTGGACAAGGTCGCAAGCGCAACGCGCATCGAGGCCGATCCCGAACGCGAGCGCGTGGGCTTCTGGGTGCTGATTCCGCCGCGCTCCACGCGCGAATCCGCCGAGCGCACCCTGCAGCAGGTGCGCCAGAGCGGTATTCAGGACGTCTGGCTGTTCCGCAGCGGTGAGCTCGAAAATGCCATCTCGCTCGGCCTGTACGCGCGCATGGAAAATGCCGAAAAGCGCCGCGACGCCATCGCCAACCGCGGGTTTCGTGCCGAGATTCGCCCGCGCTACAGCGACCGCGAACGCCAGTGGGTTCGCGTACGCCTGAACGATCCCGACTTCGACCTGCGGCCGCTCGCTTCCGGGGTCGACGGCGTGCCCGGCAACGTGGCCATCAGCACCGAGGCCTGCGCCGACGACCTCGTGGCTTCCAGACCGTAA
- a CDS encoding M61 family metallopeptidase: MTTVAEPLLYRLRPAAPQAHRFHVTLTIPNPAPGGQRLTMPAWIPGSYMIRDFARNLVSISARGPGGPLALDKLDKHSWRIAAGAGPVTVEYEVYAWDMSVRGAHLDTTHAYANGAAVFLRVAGQDTAPCELEVEPPPVPIGADWRVATSMPRSGAAPWGFGRYRASNYDTLIDHPIEMGRFDAREFPVRGVVHRLVVTGRHDGDLDRLAGDLQRICATHADLFGELPPNEYLFLLTVVGDGYGGLEHCDSTSLIAGRNTLPRAGLDAADAEYRRLLGLASHEYFHLWNVKRIQPAAFVNAALDAEVYTRQLWIFEGFTSYYDDLALVRAGLITTDAYLGLVAETITRVLGGSGRLRQSVAESSFDAWTRFYKQDENAPNAIVSYYQKGALVALALDLALRRASDGRASLDDLMRVLWRDFGPGSGGVPEGTVEQLASGLAGEDLSTFFARYVHGTEDPPLAELLVDVGVEYRLRAPEPEKSAAARLGVKLASGSVVRLGSVFDGGAAQAAGLAAGDEIVAIDGVRCDAAGLDARIARIAPGRTLSVHAFRRDELNVFELALPAAADSVCALGLASNADADCLRRRAAWLVATPQAETVRRRANG; this comes from the coding sequence ATGACCACGGTCGCCGAGCCGTTGCTCTACCGGCTGCGTCCGGCCGCGCCACAGGCGCATCGCTTTCATGTCACGCTGACGATTCCGAATCCGGCTCCCGGCGGCCAGCGCCTGACGATGCCGGCATGGATTCCCGGCTCCTACATGATTCGCGACTTTGCGCGAAACCTCGTGTCGATCTCGGCACGCGGTCCGGGTGGCCCGCTCGCGCTCGACAAGCTCGACAAACACAGCTGGCGGATCGCCGCGGGCGCGGGACCGGTCACGGTTGAATACGAGGTCTATGCCTGGGACATGAGCGTGCGCGGCGCGCATCTCGATACCACGCATGCGTATGCGAACGGAGCGGCGGTGTTCCTGCGCGTTGCCGGTCAGGACACAGCGCCGTGTGAGCTTGAGGTCGAACCGCCGCCCGTGCCGATCGGTGCGGACTGGCGTGTCGCGACTTCCATGCCGCGCTCGGGCGCCGCGCCGTGGGGGTTCGGCCGTTATCGGGCTTCGAACTACGACACGCTGATCGATCATCCGATCGAGATGGGTCGATTCGATGCACGCGAATTTCCCGTGCGCGGGGTTGTGCATCGGCTGGTGGTCACGGGCCGGCACGATGGCGATCTGGATCGCCTTGCCGGCGATCTCCAACGCATCTGCGCGACCCATGCGGATCTGTTCGGTGAACTGCCGCCGAATGAATACCTGTTCCTGCTCACCGTGGTGGGCGACGGCTATGGTGGTCTCGAACACTGTGACTCGACCAGCCTGATCGCCGGGCGCAACACCCTGCCACGCGCCGGGCTGGATGCAGCGGACGCCGAGTATCGCAGGCTGCTCGGGCTCGCAAGCCACGAGTACTTTCATCTGTGGAATGTCAAACGTATCCAGCCGGCGGCATTCGTGAATGCCGCGCTGGATGCCGAGGTGTATACGCGCCAGTTGTGGATATTCGAGGGCTTCACGTCGTACTACGACGATCTCGCACTGGTGCGCGCGGGGCTGATCACGACGGATGCCTATCTGGGGCTGGTGGCCGAGACGATCACCCGCGTGCTCGGCGGCAGCGGGCGTCTGCGCCAGAGCGTTGCGGAATCGAGCTTCGATGCCTGGACGCGCTTCTACAAGCAGGACGAGAACGCACCGAACGCGATCGTCAGCTATTACCAGAAGGGCGCACTGGTCGCGCTAGCGCTCGATCTCGCACTGCGCCGTGCAAGCGATGGCAGGGCGAGTCTCGATGACCTCATGCGCGTGCTCTGGCGCGACTTCGGCCCGGGCAGCGGCGGGGTGCCTGAAGGCACGGTGGAGCAACTCGCGTCCGGGCTTGCAGGAGAAGACCTCTCGACCTTCTTCGCGCGCTACGTGCACGGCACCGAAGACCCGCCGCTCGCGGAACTGCTCGTGGACGTCGGTGTGGAATACAGACTGCGCGCGCCGGAGCCGGAGAAATCCGCCGCCGCCCGGCTGGGCGTCAAGCTCGCTTCTGGCAGTGTCGTGCGCCTGGGTTCGGTGTTCGATGGCGGGGCCGCACAGGCGGCGGGTCTTGCGGCAGGTGATGAAATCGTCGCGATCGACGGCGTGCGTTGCGACGCGGCCGGTCTGGATGCCCGCATCGCCCGCATCGCGCCCGGACGAACGTTGAGCGTGCATGCGTTCCGCCGCGACGAGCTGAACGTGTTCGAACTCGCGCTGCCGGCCGCTGCCGATTCCGTCTGCGCGCTCGGCCTCGCTTCGAACGCCGACGCCGATTGCCTGCGCCGGCGCGCGGCATGGTTGGTCGCAACCCCGCAGGCGGAAACCGTCCGGCGCCGCGCGAACGGCTGA
- the lpdA gene encoding dihydrolipoyl dehydrogenase produces the protein MTETIAIKVPDIGDFDQVDVIEVLVKPGDEVAVEQSLITLESDKATMEIPSTAAGKVRKVLVAVGDKVGEGAAIVEIEAAGGAAAAVAPAAPEQKPAEEAKAASVPVAAAGTAPDSVDITTEVVVLGAGPGGYTAAFRAADLGKRVVLIERFPQLGGVCLNVGCIPSKALLHTAEILHDVAHCAERGVRFGAPEIDIEQMRRHKAGVVAKLTDGLAGLAKRRKVEVVTGVGRFMSPNTIEVDNDGVKKTVGFEHCIIAAGSRVTKIDAWPNEDPRMLDSTGALELADIPERLLVVGGGIIGLEMATVYQALGSKVTVVELTDQLMPGADADLVRAFTGVVKKRYEAIYLGTRVTAIEAADDGMHVSFEGGKAPASATFDRVLVAIGRRPNGDRIDAQAAGVEVDARGFIAVDAERRTNVPHIYAIGDICGQPMLAHKATHEAKVAAESIAGHKVAFEPLTIPSVAYTNPEVAWMGLSEAEAKAKDIEVDVAKFPWAASGRALGIGATDGVTKLVFEKETRRLLGAGIVGRNAGELIAETVLALEMGADMDDLGLTIHPHPTLAETVCFGAEMAAGTITDLYVPKRERKS, from the coding sequence ATGACTGAGACGATTGCGATCAAGGTTCCGGATATCGGCGATTTCGACCAGGTCGATGTCATCGAGGTGCTCGTAAAGCCCGGCGACGAGGTCGCCGTCGAGCAGTCGCTCATCACGCTGGAAAGCGACAAGGCGACGATGGAGATCCCGTCGACCGCCGCCGGCAAGGTCCGAAAGGTGCTCGTTGCGGTCGGCGACAAGGTCGGCGAGGGTGCCGCGATTGTCGAGATCGAGGCGGCCGGTGGCGCCGCTGCGGCAGTTGCGCCAGCCGCGCCCGAACAGAAGCCCGCGGAAGAGGCGAAAGCGGCGTCGGTGCCGGTGGCAGCTGCCGGCACGGCACCGGACAGCGTGGACATTACGACCGAAGTCGTCGTCCTCGGCGCAGGTCCGGGCGGCTATACGGCGGCGTTTCGTGCCGCCGATCTTGGCAAGCGTGTCGTTCTGATCGAACGGTTTCCGCAACTCGGCGGGGTCTGCCTGAATGTGGGCTGCATCCCGTCAAAGGCCCTGCTGCATACCGCGGAGATCCTGCATGACGTCGCGCATTGCGCCGAGCGCGGCGTGCGCTTCGGTGCGCCCGAGATCGACATCGAGCAGATGCGCAGGCACAAGGCCGGTGTCGTCGCGAAACTCACCGACGGACTTGCCGGGCTCGCGAAACGGCGCAAGGTCGAGGTCGTGACCGGGGTCGGCCGATTCATGAGCCCGAACACGATCGAAGTCGACAACGACGGTGTGAAGAAGACCGTCGGCTTTGAGCATTGCATCATCGCCGCCGGCTCGCGCGTCACGAAGATCGACGCTTGGCCGAACGAAGATCCGCGCATGCTCGATTCGACCGGCGCGCTGGAACTGGCCGACATCCCCGAACGACTGCTCGTCGTCGGCGGCGGGATCATCGGTCTGGAGATGGCGACGGTCTACCAGGCGCTGGGGTCGAAGGTCACTGTCGTCGAGCTGACCGACCAGCTCATGCCCGGCGCGGACGCCGATCTCGTGCGCGCGTTTACGGGTGTCGTGAAGAAGCGCTACGAGGCGATCTACCTCGGCACCAGGGTGACTGCGATCGAAGCCGCGGACGATGGCATGCATGTTTCGTTCGAAGGCGGCAAGGCGCCGGCAAGCGCGACCTTCGATCGCGTGCTGGTCGCGATCGGTCGACGGCCGAACGGCGATCGCATCGATGCGCAGGCCGCGGGCGTCGAGGTCGATGCGCGCGGCTTCATCGCGGTCGATGCCGAACGGCGCACGAATGTTCCGCACATCTATGCGATCGGTGACATCTGCGGTCAGCCGATGCTCGCGCACAAGGCCACGCACGAGGCGAAGGTCGCGGCGGAATCGATTGCCGGGCACAAGGTCGCGTTCGAGCCATTGACGATTCCATCCGTTGCCTACACGAATCCCGAGGTCGCATGGATGGGCCTGTCCGAGGCCGAGGCGAAGGCAAAAGACATCGAGGTCGACGTTGCAAAGTTTCCATGGGCCGCGAGCGGTCGCGCACTCGGCATCGGTGCGACCGATGGCGTGACGAAGCTGGTGTTTGAGAAGGAAACCCGCCGCCTGCTCGGTGCCGGCATCGTTGGGCGCAACGCCGGCGAACTGATTGCCGAAACGGTGCTGGCACTCGAGATGGGCGCGGACATGGACGATCTGGGGCTCACGATTCATCCGCACCCGACGCTGGCTGAAACCGTTTGTTTCGGCGCCGAGATGGCCGCCGGCACGATCACGGACCTGTACGTGCCGAAACGCGAGCGCAAGTCCTGA